One genomic segment of Tripterygium wilfordii isolate XIE 37 chromosome 9, ASM1340144v1, whole genome shotgun sequence includes these proteins:
- the LOC120005101 gene encoding pyridoxal phosphate homeostasis protein-like, producing MSNNLEGKGDNNISKAEEVDSQPDMAATSAAMDGVAAAALRSVLQRVHHAAERSGRGPNQVSVVAVSKTKPISVIRQVYDAGHRVFGENYVQEILEKAPQLPEDIEWHFIGNLQSNKVKPLLTGVPNLAMVESVDDEKIANNLDRVVGSIGRKPLKVLVQVNTSGEATKYGMEPSGCVELAKHVSLDCPNLEFCGLMTIGMPDYTSTPENFKTLANCRSEVCKALGIPEEQCELSMGMSNDFEQAIEMGSTIVRIGSTIFGAREYPKKKSN from the exons ATGTCGAACAATCTCGAAGGCAAAGGCGATAACAATATCTCAAAAGCAGAGGAGGTGGATTCGCAACCTGATATGGCCGCCACGTCTGCTGCCATGGATGGAGTTGCGGCAGCGGCCCTTCGGTCTGTGCTACAGCGGGTCCATCACGCCGCTGAGCGGTCCGGACGCGGGCCTAACCAAGTAAGTGTTGTTGCTGTTAGCAAGACCAAACCTATCTCTGTCATCCGCCAAGTCTACGATGCCGGTCATCGGGTTTTCGGTGAAAATTACGTGCAAGAGATCCTGGAAAAAGCTCCTCAG CTTCCGGAGGATATCGAGTGGCATTTTATTGGGAATTTACAGAGTAATAAAGTGAAACCCTTATTAA CTGGTGTGCCAAACCTTGCCATGGTAGAGAGTGTAGACGATGAgaag ATTGCCAATAATCTTGATCGCGTGGTTGGAAGCATTGGTAGGAAGCCTTTGAAGGTGTTGGTCCAAGTGAATACCAGTGGTGAAGCCA CAAAATATGGCATGGAGCCCTCTGGTTGCGTAGAACTCGCGAAACATGTTAGTCTGGACTGCCCAAACCTTGAATTTTGTGGCCTTATGACAATAGGGATGCCCGACTATACCTCAACTCCGGAGAATTTCAAG ACGTTAGCAAACTGCAGAAGTGAGGTTTGCAAGGCACTTGGAATACCAGAAGAGCAATGTGAGTTGTCAATGGGCATGTCTAATGACTTCGAGCAAGCT ATTGAAATGGGAAGTACCATTGTCAGAATTGGATCTACCATCTTTGGTGCCAGGGAATAtccaaagaagaaatcaaactAG
- the LOC120005693 gene encoding pentatricopeptide repeat-containing protein At4g04370: protein MNRLRPSTFTAPTTTPSLRPPPRPIPTFTTKSFNATINRLSSQNAHYQVLTTFLSMLITNTPSDPYTFPSLLKACTSLNLLSFGLSVHQHVVVSGFSSDSYIASSFINFYAKFGLTCNARKVFDNMPERNLVPWTAIIGCYSRAGDADSGFCLYNQMQSQGIQPSSVTLLELLSGVAELSAVRSLHCCTIVRGFESDIVLVNSLLNLYGKCGSIEEAKYLFDSMDQRDIISWNSLILGYSQMGYSREILHLLYRMRIEGVEPNQQTFGSMVSATARQSDLGVGKLVHGQILKSCFEMDSHVETSLVNMYLKCGDIDAAFQIFEQTPEKDVIFWTAMISGLAQSDCADEALVVFSQMLRSRVEPSTDTVASVLAACAQLESLELGATIHGYTLRREISLDIPAQNSLITMYAKCGRLGQGCVVFDTIGKKNLVSWNAIIAGHAQNGHLCKALSIFNEMRITCQRPDSITVVSLLQACASIGALQQGKWIHNFVIRCCLGPCVKVDTALVDMYCKCGDLEMAQKCFDGLSQKDLISWSVIIAGYGCHGKGGRALKLYSEFLQTGMEPNHIIFLSVLSACSHNGLVQEGSNLFQLMTEEFGIKPKLEHRACIVDLLCRARRVEEAYNFYKQNFQEPAVDVLGILLDACRANGNMGLSNIIAEEIFMLRPVDAGNYVQLAHSYASMNRWDGVGEAWTQMRSLGLKKLPGWSSIELHGSMTTFFMNHNSHTQYEQIVSKLITLRWEMRNMETCCKTNQVVGIW from the coding sequence ATGAACAGGCTCAGACCTTCTACCTTCACTGCCCCGACGACAACTCCATCTCTACGACCGCCACCACGGCCTATTCCAACCTTTACTACCAAATCCTTCAACGCTACCATCAACCGACTATCCTCCCAGAACGCTCACTACCAAGTTCTCACTACCTTTTTGTCCATGCTTATCACCAATACTCCTTCAGACCCGTATACCTTTCCTAGTCTACTCAAAGCTTGCACCTCCTTAAACCTTCTCTCCTTCGGCCTTTCCGTTCATCAACATGTTGTCGTTTCTGGGTTCTCTTCGGATTCATACATTGCTTCCTCTTTTATTAATTTCTATGCTAAGTTCGGGCTCACTTGCAATGCCCGTAAAGTTTTTGACAATATGCCCGAGAGAAATCTGGTTCCTTGGACGGCTATCATTGGATGCTATTCGCGTGCGGGTGATGCTGATAGTGGATTTTGTTTATATAACCAAATGCAAAGCCAAGGTATTCAGCCAAGTTCCGTGACCTTGTTAGAGTTGCTTTCTGGGGTGGCTGAGCTGTCTGCCGTGCGGTCTTTGCATTGTTGCACCATAGTGCGTGGTTTTGAGTCTGATATTGTTTTGGTGAATTCCCTTTTGAATTTATATGGTAAATGTGGAAGCATTGAGGAGGCCAAGTACTTGTTTGATTCAATGGATCAAAGGGATATAAtttcttggaattctttgatTCTGGGTTATTCCCAAATGGGATATAGTAGAGAGATATTGCATCTTCTGTATAGAATGAGAATTGAAGGTGTGGAGCCAAACCAGCAGACATTTGGGTCTATGGTGTCTGCAACTGCAAGGCAGAGTGACCTTGGTGTTGGAAAATTGGTGCATGGTCAGATCTTAAAATCTTGTTTTGAGATGGATTCGCATGTGGAGACATCACTTGTAAACATGTACCTGAAATGTGGAGACATTGATGCTGCATTTCAGATTTTCGAACAGACGCCAGAGAAAGATGTCATTTTTTGGACAGCAATGATATCTGGACTTGCACAGAGTGATTGTGCTGATGAGGCACTAGTTGTTTTCAGTCAGATGTTAAGATCAAGAGTAGAACCATCTACAGATACCGTGGCCAGTGTTCTTGCTGCTTGTGCACAATTAGAATCCCTTGAACTAGGGGCCACTATTCATGGTTACACATTGAGGCGAGAAATATCGTTGGACATTCCTGCCCAAAACTCTCTCATTACCATGTATGCAAAATGTGGTCGTTTGGGGCAAGGTTGTGTTGTTTTCGATACGATTGGAAAGAAGAATTTGGTTTCATGGAATGCCATAATTGCAGGACATGCTCAAAATGGCCACTTATGCAAGGCGTTATCCATTTTCAATGAGATGAGGATCACTTGTCAAAGACCTGACTCAATAACTGTTGTCTCTCTCCTTCAAGCTTGTGCATCAATTGGTGCTCTACAACAAGGGAAGTGGATCCATAACTTTGTAATTAGGTGTTGCCTCGGTCCTTGCGTCAAGGTTGACACAGCTCTTGTGGACATGTACTGTAAATGTGGTGATCTGGAGATGGCTCAAAAGTGTTTCGATGGGCTGTCACAGAAAGATCTGATTTCATGGAGTGTGATCATTGCAGGTTATGGCTGCCATGGCAAAGGGGGGAGAGCGTTGAAATTGTACTCAGAATTCCTTCAAACTGGGATGGAGCCGAACCACATTATTTTTCTCTCAGTTCTCTCGGCTTGCAGCCATAATGGACTTGTTCAAGAAGGATCAAACTTGTTCCAGTTGATGACTGAAGAATTTGGGATCAAACCTAAACTTGAGCACCGTGCCTGCATTGTTGATCTTCTTTGTAGGGCTAGAAGAGTGGAGGAGGCCTATAACTTTTACAAGCAGAACTTCCAAGAACCAGCAGTAGATGTTCTAGGCATACTTCTTGATGCTTGTCGTGCCAATGGTAACATGGGACTTAGTAACATTATTGCTGAAGAGATCTTCATGTTGAGACCTGTGGATGCTGGAAATTATGTTCAATTGGCACACAGCTACGCTTCAATGAATAGATGGGATGGCGTAGGAGAGGCATGGACCCAGATGAGGTCACTAGGCTTGAAGAAACTCCCTGGTTGGAGTTCAATTGAACTACATGGGAGTATGACAACATTTTTCATGAATCACAATTCACACACCCAATATGAACAGATAGTGTCAAAGCTGATAACTTTGAGATGGGAAATGAGAAATATGGAGACTTGCTGTAAAACCAATCAAGTTGTTGGCATATGGTGA
- the LOC120005318 gene encoding stigma-specific STIG1-like protein 1 yields the protein MAMKLSSIVLPTLLVILLITFNVITLSAESPTKESMENEALLPAGGRFLASNKPRAVMTCDKYPRVCRGKGSGGPDCCYKQCVNVMSDELNCGKCGNKCKYWEICCQGKCVNPSLDEKHCGKCNNRCSDKGSSCVYGLCSYA from the coding sequence ATGGCTATGAAATTATCATCAATAGTGCTACCAACTTTGCTAGTCATACTGCTCATAACCTTCAATGTTATTACTCTCTCTGCAGAATCACCAACCAAAGAATCAATGGAGAATGAAGCTCTTTTGCCTGCCGGAGGCCGGTTCCTGGCCTCGAACAAGCCTCGAGCGGTGATGACATGTGACAAGTACCCCAGAGTGTGCCGTGGGAAGGGCAGTGGAGGTCCTGATTGCTGCTACAAACAGTGTGTGAATGTAATGAGCGATGAGCTCAACTGTGGCAAGTGTGGCAACAAGTGCAAGTATTGGGAGATATGTTGCCAAGGCAAGTGTGTGAATCCATCTTTGGATGAAAAACACTGTGGCAAGTGCAACAACAGGTGCAGTGACAAGGGAAGCTCTTGTGTTTATGGGTTATGCAGCTACGCATGA
- the LOC120005695 gene encoding uncharacterized protein LOC120005695 has product MMSNNKKKKSRGQQQRVFKVVIGTIGICIAGYIMGLGPTLYWHLSDLFTSSVSVHCPPCLCDCSTQPLLSLFDDDNALNNISFTDCMKRDPEVSDEMERRSIHMLSEELRQKEAEAEKIQQRADRALLEAKKMTSQYQKEADKCNSGMETCEEARERAEEALAAQKNITAMWMIRAHLKGWNGTIYGANADQIQEPLD; this is encoded by the exons ATGATGAGcaataataagaagaaaaagagcagAGGACAACAACAGAGGGTGTTTAAGGTGGTGATAGGGACGATTGGGATATGTATAGCGGGATACATAATGGGTTTAGGGCCAACCTTGTATTGGCATCTCTCAGATCTCTTCACGTCATCTGTCTCAGTCCACTGTCCTCCTTGTCTCTGCGATTGCTCCACACAACCTCTTCTATCCCTCTTTGATGATGATAACG CAttgaacaacatttcattcacaG ACTGTATGAAGCGTGACCCTGAGGTTAGTGATGAGATGGAGAGAAGATCTATTCATATGTTGTCAGAGGAACTAAGGCAGAAGGAAGCAGAAGCAGAGAAAATCCAACAGCGCGCCGACAGAGCGTTATTGGAGGCTAAGAAAATGACATCCCAGTATCAAAAAGAGGCAGACAAGTGCAATTCAGGGATGGAGACTTGTGAGGAAGCAAGAGAAAGGGCTGAAGAAGCACTTGCTGCACAGAAGAATATAACAGCAATGTGGATGATCAGGGCTCATCTGAAAGGTTGGAATGGAACCATCTATGGGGCCAATGCTGATCAAATCCAAGAACCATTAGACTGA